One genomic region from Bufo bufo chromosome 3, aBufBuf1.1, whole genome shotgun sequence encodes:
- the LOC120996179 gene encoding 25-hydroxyvitamin D-1 alpha hydroxylase, mitochondrial, with amino-acid sequence MAQTLKLVNRTSLFRNLTEQWAESMFKYPEKIIKRHKCLADVPGPSAASFLTDIFFKKGLSRLHELQLQGKAKYGPVWKASFGPILTVHVAEPTLIEQVLRQEGKHPIRSDLSSWKDYRQYRGHSYGLLTAEGEEWQQFRSTLGKHMLKPKEVEAYSDVLNDVVGDLIKKFKYQRSKNPEHVVKDISSEFYRFGLEGISSVLFESRIGCLETTVPKETEKFIQSINTMFVMTLLTMAMPKFLHKIFRKPWRKFCESWDYMFAFAKGHIDQRMADVAEKLSRGEKVEGKYLTYYLAQEKIPMKSVYGNVTELLLAGVDTISSTLSWSLYELARHPKIQASLHQEIQDVLQGRDIATAADVAKMPLMKAVVKEVLRLYPVIPGNARVISDRDIQVGEYIIPKKTLITLCHYATSRDEKYFSNPNEFHPERWLKRDESHHPYASIPFGFGKRSCIGRRIAELEVYLALSRILTHFELRPEHPGSLVKPMTRTLLVPDREINLQFLER; translated from the exons ATGGCACAGACACTTAAGCTGGTCAATAGGACTTCACTATTCAGGAACCTGACTGAGCAATGGGCTGAATCCATGTTCAAATATCCAGAGAAAATCATCAAAAGACACAAGTGCCTGGCAGATGTGCCTGGACCCTCTGCTGCCAGCTTCTTGACTGATATATTCTTTAAGAAAGGGTTATCCCGGCTGCATGAGCTACAG TTGCAAGGAAAAGCCAAGTATGGGCCTGTATGGAAGGCAAGCTTCGGTCCCATCCTGACTGTGCATGTAGCTGAACCAACCCTGATTGAACAAGTCTTACGACAAGAAGGAAAACATCCGATCCGCTCAGATCTGTCGTCGTGGAAGGACTACAGACAGTACAGGGGGCATTCATATGGACTACTTACAGC TGAGGGGGAGGAATGGCAGCAGTTTCGCAGCACTTTGGGGAAGCACATGTTGAAGCCTAAGGAGGTGGAAGCTTACAGCGATGTCCTGAATGATGTGGTTGGAgacttaataaaaaaatttaagtacCAGAGGAGTAAAAATCCAGAACATGTTGTCAAAGACATCTCTAGTGAATTCTACAGGTTTGGATTAGAAG GTATTTCTTCTGTCCTTTTTGAATCTCGAATTGGTTGTTTGGAGACCACGGTTCCTAAAGAAACAGAGAAATTCATACAATCCATCAACACTATGTTTGTGATGACCCTTCTAACTATGGCCATGCccaaatttttgcacaaaattttcCGAAAGCCCTGGCGAAAATTCTGTGAGTCCTGGGATTACATGTTTGCTTTTG ctAAAGGTCATATTGACCAAAGAATGGCGGATGTCGCTGAGAAACTGTCCCGAGGGGAGAAAGTAGAAGGAAAGTACTTGACCTATTATCTGGCTCAGGAGAAAATCCCAATGAAGTCTGTGTATGGAAATGTGACGGAGCTGCTTCTAGCTGGAGTAGATACG ATTTCGAGCACTCTTTCTTGGAGCCTATATGAATTAGCACGGCATCCAAAAATACAAGCCTCTCTGCACCAAGAGATCCAAGATGTTCTTCAAGGCCGAGATATTGCAACAGCAGCTGATGTCGCCAAGATGCCCCTAATGAAAGCTGTGGTGAAAGAGGTTCTAAG GCTGTATCCTGTTATCCCTGGCAATGCCCGTGTTATATCAGACAGAGACATCCAAGTAGGAGAGTACATCATACCAAAGAAG ACACTCATTACGCTCTGCCACTATGCCACATCAAGAGATGAGAAGTACTTCTCAAACCCTAATGAATTCCACCCAGAGCGCTGGCTGAAGAGAGATGAATCCCATCACCCATACGCCTCTATTCCATTTGGTTTTGGCAAAAGAAGCTGCATTGGGAGGCGTATTGCTGAGCTGGAGGTGTACCTTGCACTTTCAAGG ATTCTTACCCACTTTGAACTAAGACCTGAGCATCCAGGATCACTGGTGAAACCCATGACCAGAACGCTTCTAGTTCCAGACAGAGAAATCAATTTACAATTTCTAGAGAGATAA